In Wenyingzhuangia fucanilytica, the following are encoded in one genomic region:
- a CDS encoding rhomboid family intramembrane serine protease: MFPKLPFQILAVIYIISVLGFIFPKLKTGIIPRKTKGLIGIIFAPFFHNNWKHLISNTIPLIILLFTLQYFYPNQFIKVLSLILFCGGVLLFLIGRKSNHIGASGIIYGLISYIVIIGFISLTMKPILVSIAVLLLYGSFIWGIFPSKQKNISWEGHLCYAIAGGLMACYPQLIQLV; this comes from the coding sequence ATGTTTCCCAAACTCCCTTTCCAAATTCTTGCTGTTATCTATATTATTTCTGTATTGGGATTTATCTTTCCAAAACTAAAAACAGGCATTATCCCTAGAAAAACTAAAGGTTTGATCGGAATTATTTTTGCTCCGTTTTTTCACAACAATTGGAAACATCTTATTAGTAACACAATTCCATTAATTATTTTACTTTTTACTTTACAGTATTTTTATCCCAATCAATTTATAAAAGTTTTAAGTCTTATTCTTTTTTGCGGAGGTGTTCTGCTATTTTTAATTGGAAGAAAATCAAATCATATTGGAGCTAGCGGAATTATATACGGACTTATTAGCTATATAGTTATCATTGGTTTTATATCTCTTACTATGAAACCTATTTTAGTTTCTATAGCTGTGCTTTTATTATACGGAAGTTTTATTTGGGGAATATTTCCTTCTAAACAAAAAAATATTTCTTGGGAAGGGCATTTGTGTTATGCAATTGCTGGAGGGTTAATGGCTTGTTATCCTCAACTTATTCAGCTTGTATAA
- a CDS encoding peptide chain release factor 3 yields the protein MAFIDEIKRRRTFGIISHPDAGKTTLTEKLLLFGGAISEAGAVKNNKVKKGATSDFMEIERQRGISVATSVLAFNYKDRKINILDTPGHKDFAEDTFRTLTAVDSVIVVIDVAKGVEPQTEKLVEVCRMRKIPMIVFINKLDREGKDAFDLLDEVEQKLGLTTTPLSFPIGMGYDFQGIYNIWAKKINLFAGDKKQKVTTGVEFTNINVPELDEMIGNKPADKLREELEMVEGVYPPFDQEAYLNGDLQPVFFGSALNNFGVKELLDCFIEIAPTPQPKKAEERLVDSKEDKLTGFVFKIHANMDPKHRDRLAFVKIVSGTFKRNAPYLHVRNGKKMKFSSPNAFFAEKKEIVDESYPGDIVGLHDTGNFKIGDTLTEGEIINFRGIPSFSPEHFRYVNNADPLKAKQLYKGLDQLMDEGVAQLFTLELNGRKVVGTVGALQYEVIQYRLEHEYGAKCTYENLAMHKVCWVEPTDNKAEFAEFKRVKQRYLAKDKQGQLVFLADSAFTIQMTQDKYPSVKLHFTSEYK from the coding sequence ATGGCATTTATAGACGAAATTAAACGTAGAAGAACTTTTGGAATTATCTCTCACCCAGATGCAGGTAAAACTACTTTAACAGAAAAATTACTGCTTTTTGGTGGAGCTATTAGTGAGGCTGGAGCGGTAAAAAACAATAAAGTTAAAAAAGGAGCTACTTCCGATTTTATGGAAATTGAGCGTCAGCGTGGAATTTCTGTTGCTACTTCTGTATTAGCATTTAATTATAAAGACCGTAAAATTAACATTCTAGATACTCCTGGACATAAAGATTTTGCCGAAGATACTTTTAGAACTCTTACTGCTGTAGACAGTGTTATTGTGGTAATTGATGTTGCTAAGGGTGTGGAGCCTCAAACCGAAAAATTGGTAGAGGTATGTAGAATGCGTAAAATCCCAATGATTGTTTTCATCAACAAATTAGACCGTGAAGGTAAAGATGCTTTTGATTTGCTAGATGAAGTTGAACAAAAATTAGGATTAACTACTACTCCACTTTCTTTCCCTATTGGAATGGGTTACGATTTCCAAGGAATCTATAATATTTGGGCTAAAAAAATCAACCTTTTTGCTGGAGATAAAAAACAAAAAGTTACTACAGGTGTTGAGTTTACTAATATTAACGTTCCTGAATTGGACGAAATGATTGGTAACAAACCTGCTGATAAATTAAGAGAAGAGTTAGAAATGGTAGAAGGAGTATATCCTCCTTTTGATCAAGAAGCATATTTAAATGGTGATTTGCAACCTGTGTTTTTTGGTTCTGCTTTAAACAATTTTGGAGTAAAAGAATTATTAGATTGTTTTATAGAAATTGCTCCTACTCCGCAACCTAAAAAAGCTGAAGAAAGATTAGTAGATTCTAAAGAAGATAAATTAACAGGATTTGTTTTTAAGATTCATGCCAACATGGATCCAAAACACAGAGACCGTTTGGCTTTTGTTAAAATTGTATCTGGAACTTTTAAACGTAACGCTCCTTACTTACACGTAAGAAACGGTAAAAAAATGAAGTTCTCTAGTCCAAATGCTTTCTTTGCCGAGAAAAAAGAAATTGTTGATGAATCATATCCTGGAGATATTGTAGGATTACACGATACTGGAAACTTTAAAATTGGAGATACTTTAACAGAAGGAGAAATTATCAACTTTAGAGGAATCCCTAGTTTTTCTCCAGAACATTTCCGTTATGTAAATAATGCAGATCCTTTAAAAGCAAAACAATTATACAAAGGATTAGATCAATTAATGGATGAAGGTGTTGCCCAATTATTTACCTTAGAGCTTAACGGACGTAAAGTAGTGGGAACTGTTGGTGCTTTACAGTACGAAGTAATTCAATACCGTTTAGAGCACGAATACGGAGCTAAATGTACTTACGAAAATTTAGCAATGCACAAAGTTTGTTGGGTAGAACCTACAGACAATAAAGCTGAGTTTGCTGAATTTAAACGTGTAAAACAACGTTATTTAGCCAAAGACAAACAAGGACAATTGGTGTTTTTAGCAGATTCTGCTTTTACCATCCAAATGACTCAAGACAAATATCCATCTGTTAAACTTCACTTTACTAGTGAGTACAAATAA
- a CDS encoding peptidylprolyl isomerase, whose translation MNNGLYAKFNTSKGAILVNLEFEKTPGTVGNFVALAEGNMENNARPQGKPYYDGLKFHRVIADFMIQGGCPQGTGSGNPGYKFDDEIVAELKHDTPGVLSMANAGPGTNGSQFFITHTATPWLDGKHTVFGKVVEGQDIVDAVEQGDLIESLEIVRVGEAAEKFNAIEAFRKFEGAREAKLKAEKEAAEMELEKLAAGYDKTNSGLRYKVIQASGSGKKAAKGKMVSVHYKGQLADGTVFDSSYKRKEPIEFAIGVGQVISGWDEGIQLLEVGDKARLVIPSHLGYGPNGAGGVIPPNATLIFDVELVKA comes from the coding sequence ATGAACAACGGATTGTACGCTAAATTCAACACCTCTAAAGGGGCAATTTTAGTAAACTTAGAATTTGAAAAAACTCCTGGAACTGTAGGTAACTTTGTTGCTTTGGCAGAAGGAAACATGGAAAACAACGCAAGACCACAAGGAAAACCTTATTATGATGGTTTAAAATTTCATCGTGTAATTGCTGATTTTATGATTCAAGGAGGATGTCCTCAAGGAACTGGATCAGGGAATCCTGGATACAAATTTGATGACGAAATTGTTGCAGAATTAAAGCACGATACTCCTGGAGTATTATCTATGGCTAATGCGGGACCTGGAACTAATGGTTCTCAATTTTTCATCACTCACACTGCAACTCCTTGGTTAGACGGTAAACATACTGTTTTTGGTAAGGTTGTAGAAGGACAAGATATTGTTGATGCTGTTGAGCAAGGAGACTTAATTGAATCTTTAGAAATTGTTCGTGTAGGAGAAGCTGCAGAAAAATTCAATGCTATTGAAGCTTTCAGAAAATTTGAAGGTGCTAGAGAAGCTAAATTAAAAGCAGAAAAAGAAGCTGCTGAAATGGAATTAGAAAAATTAGCTGCTGGTTACGACAAAACTAATAGCGGATTAAGATATAAAGTTATCCAAGCAAGTGGTTCTGGTAAAAAAGCTGCTAAAGGAAAAATGGTTTCTGTACACTACAAAGGACAATTAGCTGATGGAACTGTTTTTGATTCTTCATACAAAAGAAAAGAACCTATTGAATTTGCAATAGGAGTTGGACAAGTAATTTCTGGATGGGATGAAGGAATTCAATTATTAGAAGTTGGAGACAAAGCTCGTTTAGTGATCCCTTCTCACTTAGGATATGGTCCTAATGGTGCTGGTGGTGTTATTCCTCCAAACGCTACTTTAATTTTTGATGTAGAATTGGTAAAAGCATAA
- a CDS encoding protein-disulfide reductase DsbD domain-containing protein produces MKKICLLLLLITSLGHSQILKPVTWETSIKKINQTEYLIEFTAQIKKDWHLYSMNISDDGPLPTLFSFDKNDDFSLVGRMTEEKGITEFDEIFNMNIKYFKNYTTFKQRIKTKKSTLIITGNIDYMCCNDEKCVPLFDEFEIEL; encoded by the coding sequence ATGAAAAAAATTTGCTTACTATTATTACTCATCACTAGTTTAGGACATTCCCAAATTTTAAAACCTGTTACTTGGGAAACATCTATAAAAAAAATCAATCAAACTGAATATCTTATTGAGTTTACTGCACAAATAAAAAAAGATTGGCACTTATATTCTATGAATATTTCTGATGATGGCCCCTTACCTACACTGTTTAGCTTTGATAAAAATGATGACTTTTCTCTTGTTGGAAGAATGACCGAAGAAAAAGGAATTACTGAGTTTGATGAAATATTTAATATGAATATTAAATATTTTAAAAATTATACAACGTTTAAGCAACGTATAAAAACAAAAAAATCAACATTAATTATTACTGGAAACATAGATTATATGTGTTGTAATGATGAAAAATGTGTACCGCTATTTGATGAATTTGAAATTGAATTATAA
- a CDS encoding TlpA family protein disulfide reductase, protein MKKKIFTYLLTLLSLGLFSQKTIENPAYELKVSGLTTIKKIEYSYTETKVYLHYSFLPKWWTKFGKHEYLEDCDTGKKYMIKEVVGIPFEKKTHMPLSSEKDFVLIYEPLDKGVKKINYYKHILGVSLTKQQKEQKEKKVPKKVKKWFKKELSKVKEEPLKDFSSPNFLNQKPAKLIGYIKGYDPRLGFETGLAYIGNSLTNHDPFSIKIYEDGRFEVELPLNHPIYNSFKMKRALFNYYLEPGQTLAMVIDWEEFLLADRFRKGRYHFENIEFYGPLASVNQELASYKEMIFDDEDIKKLRKEISPKEYLKIKTKSTNIKRIELLKFLVTHNISKKVTQILQSKNELDKAITLFNFVISREYDAKQDKHNKALQEPIPKDYFNFLNDIDFNNQSLLVNNNFSLFITHLNYAPVFSNKTNTTISPNNVLEYLLELNTEIPKNEIEAVKANELLNTPEKQKRHNEFIENYQKRLSAFYRLNSAALNKIQKENPNGNSFQILKNQLKEAGKLSPLDEEMLIVHENRITEEEKKAEVDFLNKHGKALRSFKTKYSNINSVLYKQNYYKSRENKMKKILDIDSCLVFDIITLKNNTKQLTTDLIPYTDAELAYYKKDIVNKNIANQLDIENNKLKAKLEVNKSKTGYNINKVEKSEGDELFESMIAKFKGKVIYVDFWATWCGPCMSGIKRIAPLKEEMLGKDVVFLYISAPSSPEKTWENAIPNIKGEHYRVTKDEWNYLKDKFKITGIPHYALVNKKGELINSDLGHKQNSELKKILETELSK, encoded by the coding sequence ATGAAAAAGAAAATTTTTACGTATCTGCTTACTTTACTCTCTCTTGGATTGTTTTCACAAAAAACAATAGAGAATCCAGCTTATGAACTAAAAGTATCAGGACTCACAACCATAAAAAAAATAGAATATTCATACACTGAAACAAAAGTCTATTTACACTACTCTTTTTTACCAAAGTGGTGGACTAAATTTGGTAAACATGAATATTTAGAAGATTGTGATACTGGAAAAAAATATATGATTAAAGAGGTGGTAGGTATTCCTTTTGAGAAAAAAACACATATGCCATTATCTAGCGAAAAAGATTTTGTATTGATATACGAACCTTTAGACAAAGGGGTTAAAAAAATTAATTACTACAAACACATTTTAGGAGTTTCTTTAACAAAACAACAAAAAGAACAAAAGGAAAAGAAAGTGCCTAAAAAGGTGAAAAAATGGTTTAAAAAAGAACTTTCTAAAGTAAAAGAAGAACCCTTAAAAGATTTTAGTTCCCCTAATTTTTTAAATCAAAAACCTGCAAAATTAATTGGTTACATAAAAGGCTATGACCCGAGACTAGGTTTTGAAACAGGTCTTGCTTATATAGGAAATAGTTTAACTAATCATGATCCATTTAGTATAAAAATATACGAAGATGGTAGGTTCGAAGTAGAACTACCATTAAATCATCCTATATATAATTCTTTTAAAATGAAAAGAGCTTTATTTAATTACTATCTAGAGCCAGGTCAAACCTTGGCAATGGTGATAGATTGGGAGGAATTTTTATTGGCTGATAGATTTAGAAAAGGGCGATATCATTTTGAAAACATTGAGTTTTACGGGCCACTGGCTAGCGTTAACCAAGAATTAGCATCTTATAAAGAAATGATATTTGATGATGAGGATATAAAAAAACTACGAAAAGAAATTAGTCCAAAAGAATATCTAAAAATCAAAACAAAAAGTACTAATATTAAACGAATTGAATTATTAAAATTTTTAGTGACTCACAATATTTCTAAAAAAGTAACTCAAATTCTACAAAGTAAAAATGAACTAGACAAGGCTATCACATTATTTAATTTTGTTATTAGTAGAGAGTACGATGCCAAACAAGACAAGCACAATAAGGCTTTACAAGAACCTATACCTAAAGATTATTTTAATTTTTTAAACGATATAGATTTTAACAATCAATCTTTACTGGTAAACAACAATTTTTCTTTGTTCATCACTCACTTAAATTATGCACCTGTTTTTTCTAACAAAACAAATACAACAATTAGCCCTAATAATGTTCTAGAATATTTACTAGAACTAAACACTGAAATTCCTAAAAATGAAATTGAAGCTGTTAAGGCAAATGAGCTTTTAAACACTCCTGAAAAACAAAAAAGACATAATGAGTTTATTGAAAATTATCAAAAAAGATTGAGTGCTTTTTATAGATTAAATTCTGCGGCTCTTAACAAAATACAAAAAGAAAATCCTAATGGTAATTCATTTCAAATTTTAAAAAATCAATTAAAAGAAGCAGGTAAACTTAGTCCATTAGACGAAGAAATGTTAATTGTCCATGAAAATAGGATAACAGAAGAAGAAAAAAAAGCTGAAGTAGATTTTTTAAATAAACATGGTAAAGCTCTAAGAAGTTTCAAAACTAAATATTCAAATATTAATTCTGTGTTGTATAAACAAAACTATTATAAGTCTAGAGAAAACAAAATGAAAAAAATATTGGATATAGATTCTTGTTTGGTTTTTGACATCATTACCTTAAAAAATAACACAAAACAATTAACAACAGACTTAATTCCTTATACAGATGCTGAACTGGCCTATTATAAAAAAGATATTGTAAATAAAAATATAGCCAACCAACTAGATATTGAAAACAACAAACTAAAAGCAAAACTAGAAGTAAATAAATCAAAAACAGGATACAACATTAATAAGGTAGAAAAATCTGAGGGTGATGAGCTGTTTGAATCTATGATTGCTAAATTTAAAGGCAAAGTAATTTATGTAGATTTTTGGGCTACTTGGTGTGGACCTTGTATGTCTGGAATAAAAAGAATTGCACCTTTAAAGGAAGAAATGTTAGGTAAAGATGTGGTCTTTTTATACATTTCTGCTCCATCATCTCCAGAAAAAACTTGGGAGAACGCCATTCCAAACATTAAAGGAGAGCATTATAGAGTAACAAAAGATGAATGGAATTATTTAAAAGATAAATTTAAAATTACTGGAATTCCTCATTATGCTTTGGTGAACAAAAAAGGTGAATTGATAAATAGCGACCTTGGACACAAACAAAACAGTGAACTTAAAAAAATTCTAGAAACAGAGTTAAGTAAGTAA
- a CDS encoding DUF393 domain-containing protein: protein MKKIEDIIKKHPILLFDGVCNLCNSSVQLVIKNDTKNFFLFAPLQKPEVVKYLEKHHPNLNQIDSIILITRKKTYTKSSAALTVAKHLKGLYPLLYVFYIIPKPIRDLFYDFIAKNRYKWYGKQEQCMIPTTELKNKFL from the coding sequence TTGAAAAAAATAGAAGATATAATAAAGAAACACCCTATCCTTTTATTTGATGGAGTTTGTAATCTTTGTAATTCTTCTGTTCAGTTGGTTATAAAAAACGATACTAAAAACTTTTTTTTGTTTGCTCCGCTACAAAAACCTGAAGTTGTTAAATATCTAGAAAAACATCATCCTAATCTTAACCAAATAGATTCTATCATTTTAATTACTCGCAAAAAAACATACACAAAGTCTAGTGCGGCTCTAACCGTAGCCAAGCATTTAAAAGGATTATATCCATTGTTATATGTTTTTTATATCATACCAAAACCTATTAGAGATTTGTTTTATGACTTTATTGCAAAAAACCGATATAAATGGTACGGAAAACAAGAGCAATGCATGATTCCTACAACAGAATTAAAAAATAAGTTTTTATAA
- a CDS encoding DUF6787 family protein produces MDKLKERWGLTSNWDVIAILIAFSINGSFAAFIVRPVLSQLGINKENLNIVVFYFLYIVPVIFVYQFTLPLVGWTVGQHKFFKNMQTKMLIRMKLKKA; encoded by the coding sequence ATGGATAAATTAAAAGAACGTTGGGGATTAACTTCTAATTGGGATGTAATAGCTATTTTAATTGCATTTAGTATTAATGGTTCTTTCGCAGCTTTTATTGTAAGACCAGTATTATCTCAACTTGGTATTAATAAGGAAAACCTAAACATTGTTGTTTTTTACTTCCTATATATTGTTCCTGTTATTTTTGTTTATCAATTTACTTTGCCTTTGGTGGGTTGGACTGTAGGTCAGCATAAATTCTTTAAAAACATGCAAACCAAAATGTTAATAAGAATGAAACTTAAAAAAGCTTAA
- a CDS encoding NUDIX hydrolase, giving the protein MEFNYLCNNLDQLVKMSLPGIDAHKNLSPLQRPLFTKYNIPNTAKKAGVLVLLYPNQDQETTILLTKRAQYKGTHSNQISFPGGKKNPEDMDLETTAIRETFEEVGLPQIDIEVHKKLSPIYIPPSNFEVDAYLATIPYTPVFTKNYEVEEIIHLPTEALLDPNNLTTFKTSTSYANNIDVPCFMFKEHCIWGATAMILSEVKEVLKNL; this is encoded by the coding sequence ATGGAGTTTAACTACTTATGTAACAATTTAGACCAATTGGTAAAAATGTCATTACCCGGAATTGATGCACATAAAAACTTATCCCCATTACAAAGACCACTTTTTACCAAATATAACATTCCTAACACAGCTAAAAAAGCTGGAGTTTTGGTTTTATTATATCCAAATCAAGATCAAGAAACTACTATTTTACTAACTAAAAGAGCTCAATACAAAGGCACACATAGCAATCAGATAAGTTTCCCTGGAGGTAAAAAGAATCCTGAAGATATGGATTTAGAAACTACCGCCATAAGAGAAACTTTTGAAGAGGTTGGCTTGCCACAAATAGATATTGAAGTACATAAAAAATTAAGTCCTATATATATTCCTCCAAGTAATTTTGAAGTAGATGCTTACTTAGCTACCATTCCATATACTCCTGTGTTTACAAAAAACTACGAAGTTGAAGAAATTATACATCTTCCTACAGAAGCTCTTTTAGATCCTAATAATTTAACTACCTTTAAAACCTCTACATCTTATGCAAACAATATAGATGTTCCTTGTTTTATGTTTAAAGAACATTGTATTTGGGGAGCTACCGCTATGATACTGAGCGAAGTGAAAGAAGTTTTAAAAAACCTATGA
- a CDS encoding lysophospholipid acyltransferase family protein, whose translation MSLFKKNPFGHYLFLKKIIISIFGIISYRRYNGFNKLNIEGSEILKNLPDNKVLFISNHQTYFADVAAMYHVFFATLNGRDNSLKRWTYLLKPKLNLYYIAALETMKKGLLPKIFAYAGSISIERTWRAAGKEVNRQVKMSDISNIKKALDDGWVITFPQGTTKPFNPVRRGTAHLIKTYQPIVIPIVIDGFRRSFDKKGLMIKKRGILQSMVIKPPLEIDYDKEDANDILKKIEFAIEQHPSFLKVISVEEYAEQERALNKKREFWSSDED comes from the coding sequence ATGAGCCTATTTAAAAAGAACCCCTTTGGGCACTACCTTTTTCTAAAAAAAATAATCATTAGTATTTTTGGTATCATATCTTACCGTAGATATAACGGATTTAATAAATTAAACATAGAAGGTTCTGAAATTTTAAAAAACCTTCCAGATAATAAAGTCTTATTTATTTCTAATCATCAAACCTATTTTGCTGATGTTGCAGCAATGTACCACGTGTTTTTTGCTACCTTAAACGGTAGGGATAATAGTTTAAAAAGATGGACTTATTTATTAAAACCAAAATTAAACCTTTATTATATAGCCGCTTTAGAGACTATGAAAAAAGGGTTGTTACCTAAAATATTTGCTTATGCAGGTTCTATTTCTATAGAAAGAACTTGGAGAGCTGCTGGTAAAGAAGTTAATCGTCAGGTTAAAATGTCTGACATCTCTAATATTAAAAAAGCTTTAGATGATGGTTGGGTTATTACTTTTCCACAAGGTACCACCAAACCTTTTAATCCTGTAAGAAGAGGAACTGCTCATTTAATAAAAACCTATCAACCTATAGTAATACCAATTGTTATTGATGGTTTTAGACGTTCTTTTGATAAAAAAGGATTGATGATTAAGAAAAGAGGAATTCTTCAATCTATGGTGATTAAACCACCTTTAGAAATTGATTATGATAAAGAAGATGCTAATGATATCTTAAAAAAGATTGAATTTGCTATTGAGCAACACCCATCATTCTTAAAAGTAATTTCTGTAGAAGAATACGCAGAACAAGAAAGAGCCTTAAACAAAAAAAGAGAATTTTGGAGCTCTGATGAAGACTAA
- the recR gene encoding recombination mediator RecR codes for MDFSSKLLENAVNEVSQLPGIGKRTALRLVLHLLRQPKEQTQYLTRALDHLVNDIKLCKSCHNISDVELCDICSSHKRDESIVCVVEDVRDVMAIENTAQFQGLYHVLGGKISPMEGIGPSHLKIESLLEKVKSGVVKELVFALSSTMEGDTTNFYIYKQIKDYDIRISAIARGISVGDELEYADEVTLGRSIVNRIPFENSLRQS; via the coding sequence ATGGATTTTTCATCAAAACTTTTAGAAAATGCAGTGAATGAGGTTTCTCAATTACCAGGAATTGGTAAAAGAACAGCATTACGTTTGGTATTGCATTTATTAAGACAACCTAAAGAACAAACACAGTATTTAACTCGTGCTTTAGATCATTTGGTTAATGATATCAAACTTTGTAAAAGCTGTCATAATATTTCTGATGTAGAATTATGTGACATATGCTCTAGTCATAAAAGAGATGAGAGTATTGTTTGTGTAGTTGAAGATGTAAGAGATGTGATGGCTATTGAAAATACCGCACAATTTCAAGGTTTATACCATGTGTTGGGAGGAAAAATATCGCCTATGGAAGGGATAGGGCCTAGCCATTTAAAAATTGAAAGTCTTTTAGAAAAAGTAAAATCAGGAGTGGTAAAAGAATTGGTTTTTGCTTTAAGTTCTACCATGGAAGGTGATACCACTAACTTTTATATTTACAAACAAATTAAAGATTACGATATTAGAATTTCTGCTATTGCTCGTGGTATTTCTGTTGGAGATGAGTTAGAGTATGCTGATGAGGTGACTTTAGGGAGAAGTATAGTGAACAGAATTCCTTTTGAAAATAGTTTAAGGCAATCTTAA
- a CDS encoding sodium:solute symporter: MTPITIALLIGAYFIVLYLISILTGKDNNNESFFKANKKAPWYIVAFGMIGASLSGVTFISVPGWVATSQFSYMQVVLGYFLGYMVIAYVLLPIYYKYNITSIYGYLDQRFGSNSHKVGAASFLVSRVLGASFRLYLVALVLQYFIFDAWNIPFEITVILSVLLIWIYTFKGGIKTIIWTDTLQTLFMLMALIVIGYILLQKLDTNLFDFIGSKDYKNYGKIFFNDDFNDKKHWIKSLLGGAFIAIAMTGLDQDMMQKNLACKNTKEAQWNMLSFAPSLIIINFLFLLLGALLFTYAQQENIAIPVQDGQTKTDLLFPEIALNGGLGLGASIVFLLGLIAAAYSSADSALTSLTTSFCIDFLKIENKPKKEQEKIRKKTHIYMSLVLVLTIISFKYILSDNVISNLLKVATYTYGPLLGLFAFGIFTKHKIHDKWVLFITILAIIFSYFINEYSSVLFNGFQFGYELLLINGIFTYTGLYLIKKTK, from the coding sequence ATGACTCCCATTACTATAGCTCTTTTAATCGGTGCCTACTTTATCGTTTTATACCTAATTTCTATACTAACAGGTAAAGACAACAATAACGAATCTTTTTTTAAAGCCAACAAAAAAGCCCCTTGGTATATTGTTGCTTTTGGAATGATTGGAGCTTCCTTATCTGGAGTTACTTTTATATCAGTACCGGGTTGGGTCGCTACAAGTCAGTTTAGTTATATGCAGGTAGTTTTGGGGTACTTTTTAGGATATATGGTTATAGCCTATGTACTTCTTCCTATATACTACAAATACAACATCACCTCTATTTATGGATATTTAGACCAACGTTTTGGAAGCAATAGTCATAAAGTTGGTGCAGCTTCTTTTTTAGTTTCTAGAGTATTAGGAGCATCGTTTAGACTCTATTTAGTTGCCTTAGTTTTGCAATATTTTATTTTTGATGCTTGGAATATTCCTTTTGAGATTACCGTAATTTTATCTGTATTATTAATTTGGATATACACTTTTAAGGGTGGAATTAAAACCATTATTTGGACAGATACTTTACAAACTTTATTTATGCTGATGGCATTAATTGTTATTGGATATATTTTATTACAAAAACTAGACACCAACTTATTTGATTTTATTGGCTCTAAAGATTACAAAAACTACGGAAAGATATTTTTTAATGATGATTTTAACGATAAAAAACATTGGATAAAATCTTTATTAGGCGGTGCCTTTATAGCAATTGCTATGACAGGATTGGACCAAGATATGATGCAAAAAAACTTGGCTTGTAAAAACACAAAAGAAGCCCAATGGAATATGTTGTCTTTTGCTCCTAGCCTAATTATCATCAACTTTTTATTTTTACTATTAGGAGCCTTACTTTTTACCTATGCACAACAAGAAAATATTGCAATTCCTGTACAAGATGGACAAACTAAAACAGATTTACTTTTTCCAGAAATTGCTTTAAACGGAGGACTCGGACTTGGAGCTTCCATTGTTTTTTTATTAGGATTAATTGCAGCAGCTTATTCTAGTGCAGATAGCGCACTAACCTCTTTAACCACTTCTTTTTGTATTGATTTCTTAAAAATTGAGAACAAACCCAAAAAAGAACAAGAAAAAATAAGAAAGAAAACACATATTTATATGTCTTTGGTTTTAGTCCTAACCATTATTTCTTTTAAATATATACTAAGTGATAATGTAATTAGCAACCTTTTAAAAGTAGCAACTTATACCTACGGACCTCTTTTAGGTTTGTTTGCTTTTGGAATATTTACCAAGCATAAAATTCACGATAAATGGGTATTATTTATTACCATTCTTGCCATAATTTTTAGTTATTTTATCAACGAATATAGTAGCGTTCTTTTTAACGGATTTCAATTTGGTTATGAATTATTACTAATCAATGGAATATTCACATATACAGGACTTTACCTTATTAAAAAAACAAAATGA